In a genomic window of Roseiflexus castenholzii DSM 13941:
- a CDS encoding DUF4397 domain-containing protein, with amino-acid sequence MVRRSFVMLAALIALALASLISTAPAQAAGNAKVYVVHGIPGRDLGLQPSLPVDVSVNGACALTRFKYTDTVGPIELPAGSYDIKIHLSASLSTPPCSGPVAVAATVPFASGENATIVAHLTDSGAPTASKFMNDVTPASAGNGRIMARHTAPLPPVDLIVKTFSSPATLAVIPNLANGQQVSAELPVNTRFRVQFALVGTTDPVRVGSVKARPGETVIYHAVGSVRKNTFTLIELRVQQ; translated from the coding sequence GTGGTTCGCCGATCATTTGTCATGCTTGCGGCGCTTATCGCACTTGCGCTTGCATCGCTCATCTCTACTGCTCCGGCGCAGGCTGCAGGCAACGCGAAGGTCTATGTTGTCCATGGCATTCCCGGACGCGATCTCGGTCTTCAACCCAGCCTGCCGGTCGATGTATCGGTCAACGGCGCGTGTGCGCTGACGCGCTTCAAGTACACAGACACAGTCGGTCCAATTGAGCTGCCTGCCGGATCTTACGACATCAAGATCCATCTTTCCGCTTCGCTGTCCACGCCGCCGTGCAGTGGGCCGGTCGCAGTTGCTGCAACGGTTCCGTTCGCCAGTGGTGAGAATGCAACGATTGTTGCCCACCTGACTGACAGCGGCGCACCGACGGCATCGAAGTTCATGAACGATGTGACGCCGGCAAGCGCCGGCAATGGCCGCATCATGGCACGTCATACTGCGCCGCTGCCACCGGTTGACCTGATCGTCAAGACGTTCAGCTCTCCGGCAACGCTGGCAGTCATTCCGAACCTCGCCAATGGTCAGCAGGTGTCGGCTGAACTGCCGGTGAACACGCGCTTCCGCGTCCAGTTCGCGCTTGTCGGAACAACCGATCCGGTGCGGGTTGGCAGTGTCAAGGCGCGCCCAGGTGAAACGGTGATTTACCACGCCGTCGGTTCGGTGCGCAAGAATACCTTTACGCTCATCGAACTGCGCGTCCAGCAGTAA
- a CDS encoding beta-mannosidase, whose product MRQIVLSSGWRLRQYDPSREFTAQIDDEEGWIPATVPGVVHQDLIAAGLLPDPFDGLNEYAAQWVGEVAWLYRCDFDAPDNSAPDETVVLCCDGLDTFATVWLNDAPVLTNDNMFVPRRAEVTRLIRRGRNRLMMLFDSALRRGRAREAEDGVLPVWNGDSSRLYVRKAQYHYGWDWGPTLLTAGPWRPVRLEFFTARIADVSCPVEVDPDLHHATVAVQVEIEAGQHTARNTGEMMRFFAGLTVQVELIDPDGAPVATAALPVEGGSSATRLHVPAPRLWWPNGYGDHPLYRLVTTLHDSNGALDRRELRIGLRRLRLVQAPLDHEPGTTFLFEVNNIPIFCGGANWIPADSFVTRITPEMYRGWCQQAAAANMVMLRVWGGGIYEDDTFYDACDELGLLVWQDFMFACGIYPAPGWFRDSVRAEAEAQVRRLRHHPCLALWCGNNEDYQIAAATGRYDPNLTPEENADRFPARLIYERLLPDICAVLDPTRPYWPGSPYGGADGSDQTFGDRHTWDVWHGRVAPYQEYVAYHGRFVSEFGMQAFPDRATIEAFAPPAERYPQSRTLDHHNKAADGPRRLAVYLSDNVRIPSDLDGYIYATQLVQAEALAMAIRSWRRRWGGPGRYATAGALVWQLNDCWPVISWSLIDYYRRAKPALYAVRRALAPIAPGLARTADSAELWVVNGTTAAADVDVELRTWTLGGDLVVLDKLRVSLLPNRTTELGQFGFDPGSALIFDARVIMNDQVVARASLWPEPLKYLTLPDPVIVLDLASDDELHIRAARPAKGVVLLAGDGVAWSDNYLDLMPGDEQVIRADGLGERPLSVRWLGME is encoded by the coding sequence ATGCGGCAGATTGTGCTCTCCAGCGGCTGGCGGCTCCGACAGTACGATCCATCGCGCGAATTCACCGCTCAGATCGACGATGAGGAAGGATGGATACCGGCGACAGTCCCCGGCGTCGTTCATCAGGACCTGATCGCTGCCGGGCTGCTGCCAGACCCGTTCGATGGGCTGAATGAATACGCAGCGCAGTGGGTTGGCGAGGTTGCCTGGCTCTATCGGTGCGATTTCGATGCGCCCGACAATAGTGCGCCGGATGAGACCGTAGTGCTGTGCTGCGACGGTCTCGACACATTTGCGACAGTCTGGCTCAACGATGCGCCGGTGTTGACGAATGACAATATGTTCGTTCCACGCCGCGCCGAAGTGACCCGCCTGATCCGGCGAGGGCGCAATCGGCTCATGATGCTCTTCGATTCGGCACTGCGCCGTGGACGAGCGCGCGAAGCGGAGGACGGCGTTCTGCCAGTCTGGAACGGCGATAGCAGCCGCCTGTATGTGCGCAAGGCGCAGTACCACTACGGCTGGGATTGGGGTCCCACGCTGTTAACCGCTGGTCCCTGGCGTCCGGTCCGTCTCGAGTTCTTTACAGCGCGCATCGCCGATGTCTCCTGCCCGGTCGAGGTCGATCCCGATCTGCACCACGCGACAGTCGCTGTGCAGGTGGAGATCGAAGCGGGACAACACACTGCGCGCAATACCGGGGAAATGATGCGCTTCTTCGCCGGGCTGACCGTTCAGGTCGAGCTGATCGATCCTGATGGCGCACCGGTTGCGACTGCCGCGCTGCCGGTCGAGGGAGGCAGCAGCGCAACCAGACTGCACGTGCCTGCACCGCGTTTGTGGTGGCCCAACGGCTATGGCGATCATCCACTGTACCGACTGGTTACCACGCTCCACGACAGCAACGGCGCGCTCGACCGGCGGGAACTGCGCATCGGGCTGCGACGGCTGCGTCTGGTGCAGGCGCCGCTCGATCACGAACCCGGAACCACATTCCTGTTTGAAGTCAACAACATTCCTATCTTTTGCGGCGGGGCGAACTGGATTCCCGCCGACAGTTTCGTGACGCGCATTACCCCGGAAATGTATCGCGGCTGGTGTCAGCAGGCAGCGGCGGCCAACATGGTCATGCTGCGCGTCTGGGGCGGCGGCATCTACGAGGACGACACATTCTACGACGCCTGCGACGAATTGGGATTGCTGGTGTGGCAGGATTTCATGTTTGCCTGCGGCATCTACCCTGCACCCGGATGGTTTCGCGACAGTGTGCGCGCCGAGGCGGAGGCGCAGGTGCGGCGCCTGCGGCATCACCCCTGCCTTGCGCTCTGGTGCGGCAACAATGAAGATTATCAGATTGCCGCCGCCACCGGGCGCTACGATCCCAACCTTACCCCGGAAGAGAATGCCGACCGTTTCCCGGCGCGCCTGATCTATGAGCGCCTGCTGCCCGATATCTGTGCTGTCCTCGATCCAACGCGCCCCTACTGGCCCGGCAGTCCCTACGGCGGCGCCGACGGATCGGATCAGACGTTTGGCGACCGACATACCTGGGATGTCTGGCATGGACGTGTCGCGCCTTACCAGGAGTATGTTGCCTACCATGGTCGCTTCGTCAGTGAATTCGGTATGCAGGCGTTCCCGGATCGCGCCACAATCGAGGCGTTTGCGCCGCCTGCCGAACGCTACCCGCAGAGTCGCACCCTTGATCATCACAACAAAGCAGCCGACGGTCCCCGCCGCCTGGCAGTCTACCTGAGCGACAATGTCCGCATCCCGTCCGATCTGGACGGGTACATCTACGCCACGCAACTGGTGCAGGCGGAGGCGCTGGCGATGGCAATCCGCTCCTGGAGACGACGCTGGGGAGGACCAGGACGCTATGCAACGGCTGGCGCGCTGGTCTGGCAACTGAACGATTGCTGGCCCGTCATCAGTTGGTCGTTGATCGACTACTATCGGCGCGCTAAACCGGCGCTCTATGCCGTGCGACGCGCACTCGCGCCGATCGCTCCAGGGCTGGCGCGCACCGCCGATAGTGCCGAGTTGTGGGTGGTCAATGGAACGACCGCCGCCGCAGATGTCGATGTCGAACTGCGCACATGGACCCTCGGCGGCGATCTGGTGGTGCTCGACAAATTGCGTGTGTCACTCCTCCCCAATCGCACCACCGAACTGGGACAGTTCGGCTTCGATCCGGGGTCAGCGCTGATCTTCGATGCCCGTGTGATTATGAACGATCAGGTCGTGGCGCGTGCCTCGCTCTGGCCCGAACCGCTCAAGTATCTGACATTGCCCGATCCCGTGATCGTCCTGGATCTGGCGTCTGATGATGAGCTGCACATTCGCGCTGCTCGCCCTGCCAAGGGTGTGGTGCTCTTAGCCGGCGACGGCGTCGCCTGGAGCGACAATTACCTCGATCTGATGCCCGGCGACGAGCAGGTGATCCGCGCCGACGGTCTGGGCGAGCGACCGCTGAGCGTGCGCTGGCTCGGAATGGAATAA
- the malQ gene encoding 4-alpha-glucanotransferase: MNRQRASGILLHPTSLPSRWGIGDLGDSAYDFADLLAAAGQRIWQVMPLGPTGYGDSPYQSFSAFAGNPLLINFDILLEEALLAPSDLADAPILPDTAVDYGAVIPFKQRMLRRAFARFQQGFADHLRPDFEAFCETQASWLNDYALFAALKSANGGGSWSSWDAGLRSRDPAALDAARRTYADEIAYQCFIQYLFFDQWLALKKYVNDLGIQMMGDIPIFVAYDSADVWAHPELFFLDQEGRPTVVAGVPPDYFSATGQLWGNPLYRWDVLRERGYDWWIERFRATLTLVDIVRVDHFRGFAAYWEVPADEETAVNGRWIEGPGADLFEAVERALGALPIVAEDLGVITPDVEALRDRFGFPGMRVLQFAFGGKADQPYLPHNHIQRCVVYTGTHDNDTTLGWWRTASEKERRHVQLYLGRSGDDIAWDFIRAALSSVADTAIIPLQDVLSLGSEARMNTPGRPGGNWTWRFSLHQLTPAIISRLKELTMLYGRYVEPAPAEQETDQVDEQSVYT; this comes from the coding sequence ATGAACCGCCAACGAGCCAGCGGTATTCTGTTGCACCCGACATCGCTCCCTTCGCGATGGGGTATTGGTGATCTGGGCGATAGCGCGTATGATTTCGCCGATCTTCTTGCGGCTGCGGGCCAGCGCATCTGGCAGGTTATGCCACTTGGTCCGACCGGTTATGGCGACTCGCCCTACCAGAGTTTCTCCGCCTTTGCCGGCAACCCATTGCTGATCAACTTCGACATTTTGCTCGAAGAAGCGCTGCTCGCGCCGTCGGACCTCGCCGATGCGCCGATCCTGCCCGATACCGCCGTCGATTATGGCGCCGTCATTCCGTTCAAGCAGCGCATGCTTCGGCGCGCCTTCGCGCGCTTTCAGCAGGGGTTCGCCGATCATCTGCGCCCCGATTTCGAGGCGTTCTGTGAGACTCAGGCGTCCTGGCTTAACGACTACGCGCTGTTCGCTGCCTTAAAAAGCGCCAATGGCGGCGGTTCCTGGTCATCGTGGGATGCAGGTTTGCGCAGCCGCGATCCCGCTGCACTCGATGCAGCGCGTCGCACTTATGCCGACGAGATCGCCTACCAGTGCTTCATTCAGTATCTCTTCTTCGATCAGTGGCTGGCGTTGAAGAAGTATGTCAATGACCTCGGTATTCAGATGATGGGAGACATTCCGATCTTCGTCGCCTACGACAGCGCCGATGTCTGGGCGCATCCTGAGTTATTTTTCCTGGACCAGGAAGGCAGACCAACAGTAGTGGCCGGCGTCCCGCCCGACTACTTCAGCGCCACGGGGCAGTTGTGGGGCAACCCGCTCTATCGCTGGGATGTGCTGAGAGAACGCGGCTATGACTGGTGGATCGAGCGGTTCCGCGCTACGCTAACGCTGGTTGATATTGTGCGTGTCGATCATTTTCGCGGCTTTGCAGCGTACTGGGAAGTGCCAGCCGACGAAGAGACGGCAGTCAATGGGCGCTGGATCGAGGGTCCGGGCGCCGATCTGTTCGAGGCGGTCGAACGGGCGCTTGGCGCACTGCCAATTGTTGCAGAGGACCTGGGGGTGATTACGCCTGATGTCGAAGCACTGCGCGACCGGTTTGGCTTTCCGGGGATGCGGGTGTTACAGTTCGCCTTTGGTGGAAAAGCCGATCAGCCCTATCTGCCACACAATCATATCCAGCGCTGCGTCGTGTATACTGGCACGCACGACAACGATACAACTCTGGGATGGTGGCGCACCGCATCGGAGAAAGAACGGCGCCATGTGCAGTTGTACCTGGGGCGCAGCGGCGATGATATTGCCTGGGACTTCATCCGGGCCGCACTATCGTCGGTGGCGGATACGGCGATCATCCCATTACAGGATGTGCTATCGTTGGGGAGCGAGGCGCGCATGAATACGCCGGGTCGCCCTGGCGGCAACTGGACATGGCGCTTCAGCCTGCATCAGTTGACGCCGGCGATTATCTCGCGTCTAAAGGAACTGACCATGCTCTATGGTCGATATGTCGAACCGGCGCCGGCGGAGCAGGAGACCGATCAGGTCGATGAGCAGTCGGTCTATACGTGA